The Candidatus Binatus sp. sequence TCGCCAGAGTTTGAAGTTCGAGCTACCGGTCGTGCGATCGATCCATCGCGATGGAACCTCACCGATGCGCCATCTTGCGCGCAAAGCTTTGGCCATGATTTCAAGATTTATTTCGAAACCGCCTCCTCCTTCGATCAGGAGCTCCCGAAGACGGCTAGTTCGATAGAGCTTGAAACTGTTCGTGGGATCGTGAGTCGGAAGCCCAACAAGATTAAGCGACAACCCAGCTATCCGAGATAGCTTGCCTTTGAGCCACGGACCACCAATCTGTTCGCCACCTGCCATATAGCGGGAGCCGGAAACCAGATCGTAGCCTTGATCGAAAAGCGCGAGCATCGGCAGTAACGCGCGCAAGTCGTCGCTGCGATCCGCCATCATTACAATCAGCGCATCACCGCGCGCGGCTGCAAAACCGGTTTTCAACGCGTTGGCCGGGCCGCGACCTAGAGTGTTCTGTATCAACCTGCACTCCAATCCCGGCATGGGCGTCATCGATCGAACGACCGGCAGAGTCGAGTCAGTATCGTCGTCATAGACGATGAGTAACTCGGCCGGCCTGCCAAAAGCGTCGCGCAAAGATTCCAGCATCGATCGAATGCCTTCGGCCTCATTGCGAACTGGAATGACGACGCTTAATTTGCCGATCACATGCGGCCTTGCTTCCACTGGAGTTCGATCCATGGAACAACTTCGTTGAGTACGTCGTCGAGAGTAGTCGTGGCATTGAAGCCCAGCAAGTCGCTCGCCTTCCGCACATCAGGCATCCGCACCTGGACGTCGTAAGGATAAGCGGGGTCGTTCACGTAGCGGAAGGGCTTGCTGCCG is a genomic window containing:
- a CDS encoding glycosyltransferase, whose translation is MEARPHVIGKLSVVIPVRNEAEGIRSMLESLRDAFGRPAELLIVYDDDTDSTLPVVRSMTPMPGLECRLIQNTLGRGPANALKTGFAAARGDALIVMMADRSDDLRALLPMLALFDQGYDLVSGSRYMAGGEQIGGPWLKGKLSRIAGLSLNLVGLPTHDPTNSFKLYRTSRLRELLIEGGGGFEINLEIMAKALRARWRIGEVPSRWIDRTTGSSNFKLWRWLPRYLKWYSRAAAELIRGKLRSSAQLSVRF